CCCGACTCCGTGATCGACGGCGTTTCCGTTTACCAATCACGCGTTAACATGGGCGTATCGCTGGCGGAAAAAGTGAAACAGGAATTGCCCGTTGACGACATCGACGTCGTCATGCCCATTCCCGATACCAGCCGCCCCAGCGCAATGGAGTTGGCACACCACTTAGGCAAACCTTACCGCGAAGGCCTGATCAAAAACCGCTACATCGGCCGCACCTTCATCATGCCCGGCCAAGCCACGCGTAAAAAATCAGTGCGCCAAAAACTCAGCCCGATGGAATCCGAATTCAAAGGAAAAAGCGTTTTATTGGTGGACGACTCCATCGTACGCGGCACTACCAGCCGGGAAATCGTCGAAATGGTACGCTCGGCCGGCGCGCGTAAAGTCTATATCGCCTCCGCCGCCCCCGAAGTCCGGTTCCCGAACGTGTACGGCATCGACATGCCGACCCGCGAAGAATTGATTGCCAACGGCCGAACCGCCGTCCAAGTAGCCGAAGAAATCGGCGCCGACGGCTGCGTATTCCAAGATTTGCAGGAGCTGAAACGCGTTGTCCGCGTGTTGAATCCCGCCATCGAATCCTTCGACGATTCCTGTTTCAGCGGAGAATATCCGACCGGAGACATCGACGAAGCCTATTTGCAGCGGCTCTCTTCCGGCAAATCCTCCTCCGCCGCTGCGCAGGTTCAGGCAGGGCAGATGGAACACAGCATCCGCATCAGCGATTCCGATGAAGAGGAATAAACCGGGTCCGGCATAAACAAAGGCCGTCTGAAAACCAATCGGGTTTTCAGACGGCCTTACAAAATTCAGACGGCCTTACAAAATTCAGACGGCCTTACAAAATTCAGACGGCCTTACAAAATTCAGACGGCCTTACAAAATTCAGACGGCCTTACCAAAATTCAGACGGCCTTACAAAATTCAGACGGCCTTACAAAATTCAGACGGCCTTACAAAATTCAGACGGCCTTACAAAATTCAGACGGCCTTACAAAATTCAGACGGCCTTACAAAATTCAGACGGCCTTACAAAATTCAGACGGCCTTACAAAATTCAGACGGCCTTACAAAATTCAGACGGCCTTACAAAATTCAGACCTAAAAATTCAGACGGCCTTACAAAATTCAGACGGCCTTACAAAATTCAGACGGCCTTACAAAATTCAGACGGCCTTACAAAATTCAGACGGCCTTACAAAATTCAGACGGCCTTACAAAATTCAGACGGCCTTACAAAATTCAGACGGCCTTACAAAATTCAGACGGCCTTACAAAATTCAGACGGCCTTACAAAATTCAGACGGCCTTACAAAATTCAGACGGCCTTACAAAATTCAGACGGCCTTACAAAATTCAGACGGCCTTACAAAATTCAGACGGCCTTACAAAATTCAGACGGCCTTACAAAATTCAGACGGCCTTACAAAATTCAGACGGCCTTACAAAATTCAGACGGCCTTACAAAATTCAGACGGCCTTACAAAATTCAGACGGCCTTACAAAATTCAGACGGCCTTACAAAATTCAGACGGCCTTACAAAATTCAGACGGCCTTACAAAATTCAGACGGCCTTACAAAATTCAGACGGCCTTACAAAATTCAGACGGCCTTACAAAATTCAGACGGCCTTACAAAATTCAGACGGCCTTACAAAATTCAGACGGCCTTACAAAATTCAGACGGCCTTACAAAATTCAGACGGCCTTACAAAATTCAGACGGCCTTACAAAATTCAGACGGCCTTACAAAATTCAGACGGCCTTACAAAATTCAGACGGCCTTACAAAATTCAGACGGCCTTACAAAATTCAGACGGCCTTACAAAATTCAGACGGCCTTACAAAATTCAGACGGCCTTACAAAATTCAGACGGCCTTACAAAATTCAGACGGCCTTACAAAATTCAGACGGCCTTACAAAATTCAGACGGCCTTACAAAATTCAGACGGCCTTACAAAATTCAGACGGCCTTACAAAATTCAGACGGCCTTACAAAATTCAGACGGCCTTACAAAATTCAGACGGCCTTACAAAATTCAGACGGCCTTACAAAATTCAGACAGCCTTACAAAATTCAGACGGCCTTACAAAATTCAAAACGCTTTTCAAAACAATCCTTATGTTTAAGGCCAGAGCCAAGCCCAAACGCGGCGGCCTTCGCTTTGCAGTATGGAAAAGGTGCGGCAGGCGGACGGGGTGGACATGCTTTCCAAGCCGACGCCGTTGGCGGCCAATTCCGCTACCATTTTCGGGTGGAGGAAAATCTGTTTGTCGCCGGTGCCGACCAAAATCACTTCGGGGGGGACGGTACCGCGGATGGCGTTGAGGAAATCTTCGGTTTGCAGCTCGGTCGGAGCGGCTTGCGGTAATGTGTTAACGGATTGTTCCGTAATGCAGATGGGACGGGTGTAGGGACGGTGGTCGACTTCGACGGTGCCGTTGCCGTAGGAGGTAATGCTGCGGCCGCCGTCATTGGAATTTTCTTGTATCAACATCGTGGTTTCCGTAAAGCTTGGTGTAAATTTAGTGCAAAAATGGGGAAAATCGGCTAAAATCAAGCCCTTTTGTGAAAAATTACCCGCTGTATAGTAGCATACAACGGCTTGAAGGAGAGGCAATGAAGCCAATTAATATCGGTATTTTGGGTTTGGGCACAGTCGGCAGCGGTACAGTCGGCGTTTTGCGCAGCAATGCGGCAGAAATCAGCCGCCGTCTCGGACGTGATGTTAATGTATTTATGGTTTCGACGCGGAATGCGGAAAAGGCTCGGGAAGTATGCCCCGAATCGACTTTGGTAACCGCTGATCCTTTTGAAGTCGTGCGCCATCCCGACATCGACATTGTGGTTGAAGTGTTCGGCGGTACGGAAATTGCCAAAGATTTGGTTTTGGAGGCGATTCAAAACGGCAAGCATGTGGTAACGGCGAATAAGAAATTGTTGGCGGAATACGGCAACGAAATTTTTGCTTTGGCCGAACAGAAAAACGTGATGGTGCAGTTTGAAGCGGCGGTTGCGGGCGGTATTCCGATTATCAAAGCCTTGCGTGAAGGCTTGGCGGCCAACAATATCCGTTCGATTGCCGGCATTATTAACGGCACGAGCAATTTTATCCTGACCGAAATGCGCGAAAAAGGCAGCGCATTTGCCGATGTATTGAAAAAAGCGCAGGAATTGGGTTATGCGGAAGCCGATCCGACTTTCGATATCGAAGGTCATGACGCGGGGCATAAGATTACCATTATGAGTGCGTTGGCATTCGGTACGCCGGTGAATTTCAATGCCTGCTATCTGGAAGGCATCAGCAAGTTGGACAGCCGCGATATCAAATATGCGGAAGAGTTGGGCTACCGCGTGAAGTTGCTGGGTATTACCCGTAAAACCGAAAAAGGTATCGAGCTGCGCGTTCATCCGACGCTGATTCCGGAAAGCCGCCTGCTGGCCAGCGTAAACGGTGTGATGAATGCGGTGCGCGTGGATGCGGATATGATCGGCGAAACGCTGTATTACGGTGCGGGTGCCGGCTCTAAGCCGACTGCCAGCGCGGTGGTGGCGGATATTATCGACATCAGCCGCCTGCTGACTGCGGATCCGGGCAACCGTGTGCCGCATTTGGCTTTCCAACCGAGCCAAGTGAAGCCGCAAAATATGCTTGGTATGGATGACATTACCAGCAGCTATTATTTGCGCGTTCAAGTGAAAGACGAGCCGGGCGTGTTGGGCCAGATTGCCAATATTTTGGCCAAAGAAGGCGTGTCGATTGAAGCTTTGATTCAAAAAGGCGTGTTGGATCAAACCGATGCCGAGATCGTGATTCTGACGCACAGCACGGTTGAGAAAAACATCAACACCGCTATTGCCGCGATGGAAGCTCTGGAGTGCGTACACGGGCCGGTAGTGATGATCCGCATGGAGAGCCTGCATGGTTGAGCAAACGCCTGATTCTTTGGAACAGGAAGAAAAAAAGCGTAAGGCTAAAGCGAAAATCCGCACCATCCGTATTTGGTTTTGGGTGGTGATGTCTCTATTGCTGGGCTTTTACTTTTTATCGCAATGTGCACTGTCCAAGCCGAAGGCCAAGCAGGCGATTGTCGAATCGTGTATTAAAAACGTGCCGTTTTCCGAAAAATGGCAGGCCGATTTGAAAGCCAACGGCTTGGAAGGGAAGTCCGAACAGGTAATCGGCGATTACTGCGTGTGTATGTGGGACGAGCCTTTGGAAAAGCTGACCGAAAAGCAGATTCAGTCGTTCAGTAAAATCAGTGCGCAGGAGCAGTTGGCGCTGCTGGGCGGCGTGGCGGCGTTTGAGCAGCGCGACAGGCAATGTATTGCCGCTTTGCGCAAATAAGCTGTGCGCCTGCTCGGGCAGGATAACGAGGCCGTCTGAAAAATCAGCCAGTTTTTCAGACGGCCTTTGCTTTGCCGGTTTGCTTGAGGGAAACGAATCGGGTATGTTTACAGCCTGAACAGTATGATAAAGGAGGATAACGGTGGATTTGCACGATATACGCGAAGATTACAGCAAGCAGGATTTGTCGGAGTCGGACTGCGACGACAGCCCGATTGTGCAGTTTGAGCGTTGGCTGAAAGAAGCCATGCACGCGGAAGTGAACGAGCCGACTGCGGTCAACGTGGCTTCGGTCGGTGCGGACGGCCGGCCGCAAAACCGTATGGTTTTATTGAAAGAAGTGAATCAAAACGGTTTCGTCTTTTTTTCGAACTATCACAGCAAAAAAGGCCGTGCGCTGGAAGCCAATCCGTTTGCCGCGATGACTTTTTTCTGGCCGGAATTGGAACGGCAGGTGCGGATTGAGGGTCGTATTGAAAAACTGTCGGAATCCGAATCGGACGCATATTTTGAAAGCCGCCCTTATACCAGCCGTATCGGAGCGTGGGCGAGCGAGCAGAGTACGGTAATCAAAGACAAAACCGTGTTGGTTACCCGAGCCGCTGCCGTCGGTTTGAAACATCCGCTGCATGTTCCGCGGCCGCCGCATTGGGGCGGATATGTGGTGATTCCGGATTATGTCGAGTTTTGGCAGGGACGGCCGAGCCGTCTGCACGACCGTATCCGCTACCGCTTGGAGCAGGGAGTGTGGATACGCGAACGTTTGGCGCCGTAAGCAGACTGATTTCAGATAAGCATGATTTTTCAGACGGCCTTAACGCAATAGGCCGTCTGAAAATTTCATAGGACAGAAAACAGAGGATACGATGAAACACAACAAACCTTTTCCGCGCGTTTTAACTATTGCCGGATCCGACTCCGGCGGCGGTGCAGGCATACAGGCCGACTTGAAAACATTCGGTGCGCTGGGCGCATACGGTGCGAGTGTGATTACCGCCGTAACCGCCCAAAATACCACCGGTGTGCAGGGCGTTTATGTGATTCCGCCCGAGGTGATCGAGCAGCAGTGCGAGTCGGTGTTGAGCGATATCCGTATCGACGCGGTAAAAATCGGCATGCTGCCCGATGCCGCTTCTATCCAAGCCGTTGCGCGTGTATTGCGCCGTTTCCCCGTGCCGTTTGTGGTATTGGATCCGGTTTTGGTGGCGACATCCGGCGATAAATTGGCGTTGGAAGATACCGTCGGCGTGTTGTGCAGGGAGCTTTTGCCGTTGGCAAGTATTATCACGCCCAATTTAAATGAGTTGGCACAGTTGACGGGTAACTGTTTGGCAGAAAACGAAGCGCAAATGTTGGAGCAGGGCAAACAGCTGTTGGCATTGGGTGCAAAAACTGCGCTGCTGAAAGGCGGGCATTGGGAAAACACTCATGAAGCGCGCGATTGGTTGCTGCAGAAAGATGCCGAACCGCAATGCTTTGTAAACAGCCGCATTCCGACCGAAAATACGCACGGGACGGGCTGTACGTTGGCAGCCGCCATTGCCGCGCTGCATCCGCACCGCTCCGGCCTGCATTTAACCGTTGCTGCCGCTAAAAGTTATCTGCACGGTGCGATTGATGCCGGACAGTATTGGAAACTCGGCAACGGGCACGGGCCGTTGGCGCATTTTTGGCGTACCGTCCGTTAAATGAAGATAACGGTAGGAAGTACGGATAAGTTTGTGCGGTATATGCTTGGCGGAAGCCAAGTCAAAGTGCCAATAAGATTTTGATGTGTTTGAATGTAAAGTGTAATAAGGAGGCCGTCTGAAAATTCAGACGGCCTTTCCGTTTATTTGAGAAATTCATCTACGCCATGACGGCAGCGTGTGGTTTTCCCGTTCAACGTGGCTTGCAGCAGGGCATCGTTTTGCGGCAGCGATGAGCGCGGTGCTTCGTTGTGCCATAAATGATAGGCGATACCGGCGAATTTTAAATTGTGGCGTTTCATGCCGTTGTGGTAGCAGCGTGCGACAAATTCGCTGTCTTCGCGTCCCCAGCCGACAAATTCGTTGTTAAACCCGTTAACCGCTAAGGCATCTTCTCTAAAAAAGCCCATATTGCAACTTTTGATGCCTTTGTGTTTCTGGTTGCCGCAAAAGCCGACCAGTTTAGATAGGGCGGGCAGGCGCAGGGCGGACAGGCGTTTTTCAATGCCGGGGCCGGTGCAGGACAAATGCGGTATTTCGGCGGATTTCAGGATTTTGTCGGTGTATTCCCGGGTAATCAATACCCGTGTTCCTTGAATCAGACGGCCTTTTCGGGCAATGGAAAGGTGGTCTTCGATAAAAAACGTATCCAAAACCATATCGCCGTCAATGATGATCAGGTAGTCGGAGCAGGCGGCGGCGATGGCGCGGTTGCGCGATTGTGCGGCGCGGAAACCGTCGTCTTCCTGCCAGATGTGTTTGACCGGTATCGGGCTGTTTTCAGCAAACTTGCCGACCAGTTCGGCGGTGCGGTGGTCGGAACCGTCGTCGGCAATGAGGATTTCTTTAGGCGGATGGGTTTGCTTTAACGCGGAGGCCATAACCAATGCCAAAGCGTCGGGACGGTTGTAGGTGGTGATAATCAGCGATACGTCTAAGCGGCGGTTGTCGCGTGCCATGCTTTTTCTTTCTTGTGTCAGCCTGTTGAACGGTATGGCTTAGGTTGGGTCGGAGTTGGGCTGCTGTGTATTAAGTGGATAAACAAAGGCCGTCTGAAAATTTCAGACGGCCTTTATTGTAGCGCGTTTTACTTCGCTTGAGCACGGCGGGCGCGGATCACTTCCACCACGCCGGGTAAAATGGAAACGATGATGATTGCACCGAGAACCAGACCCAAGTTGTTTTTCACAATCGGCAGATTGGCAAAGAAATAGCCTGCGTATGAAAACAGCACCACCCACAATACCGCACCGATAATGTTGTAGCGGATAAATTTGCCGTAGTTCATATCGCCCATACCGGCTACAAACGGTGCGAACGTGCGCACAATCGGCACGAAACGGGCAATGATAATGGTTTTGCCGCCGTGTTTTTCGTAAAAGGCATGGGTTTTGTCCAAATAACTGCGGCGGAAAATTTTGGAATCGGGATTGGCAAACAGTTTGGCGCCGAAATATTTGCCGATCATAAAGTTGACCGCGTCGCCGATAATCGCCGCAATCAACAGCAGCAGCACCATCACGTGGATATTCATGCCGCCGACAGCGGCAATACCGCCTGCGGCAAAGAGTAATGAATCACCCGGTAAAAACGGCGTAACCACCAAGCCGGTTTCGCAAAATACGATCAAAAACAGAATCGCATAAATCCATACGCCGTAATCTGCCGACAGGGCGGCGAGATGTTGGTCGATGTGCAGGATAAAATCAATAACAGCGCTAATCACAATAAACTTTCACTATTTTAAGATGGCAAAACGGTTTGCAGGCCGGTCGGATTTCAGACGGCATAAGGTGCACGAAGTTCAACATTTTAAGTGAAAAAGCATAAAACCGCCATGACGGCAGCCATATGCGCCGGCTTGCTGCTATACGCCAAAACAACGTACAATCGCTGTTTTAATGTTTTGACGAAAAAGCACTTGTGAACCAGCTTATTTTTGATTTCGCCGTACAGGAATACCCGGGATTCGACAAATTTCTCGGTACTTCCAACGCCGAACTGCTGCACGTTTTACAGCATCAGCATGGTCAATTTATCTATGTCTGGGGACAGGAGGGCTCGGGTAAAAGCCACCTTTTGCAGGCATGGGTGGCGCAGGCGCTGCAAAACGGCCATAAGGCGGCTTATGTCGACGTTGAAAAATCGCCGCTGACCGATGCCGCATTCGAAGCAGAGTATTTGGCCGTCGACCAAGTGGACAAGCTCAATTCGGAAGAACAGGCATTATTGTTTGCCGTGTTCAATCAAAGAAGAAACAGCGGACGAGGCTTTTTATTGTTTAGTGCGGATGTACCGCCGCAACAGCTGGTGCTGCGGGAAGACTTGCGGACGCGTATGGCTTACTGCTTGGTTTACGATGTCAAGCCTCTAAACGAGCAGGAAAAAATCGATGCTTTGGTCAGTATGGCCGAAGCCCGGCAGCTGACTGTCGATCCGGAAATTTTCGAATATCTGCTGCACCATTGGCGTCGCGATATGGACAGTTTGATGCAGATGTTGGATACCTTGGACAATTATGCGGTGATGATGGGTAAGCGCATTACCTTGCAGCTGCTAAGACAATTATTAAAACAACAGGAAACAGAAACAGAATGAGAAATTTGGCAATTTTTGATTTGGACAACACATTAATCAATACCGATTCGGATCACTCTTGGCCGCAATATCTGATGAATAAAGGCTTGGTTGATGTTGAATACACAAGGGCGCAAAACGATAAATTTTATCAAGATTATCAAAACGGCTGTCTGGATATCGACGCTTTTTTGAAATTTCATCTAGAGCCGTTAAGCCGTTTTTCTATGGAAGAACTGGCGGAAATGCATAAGGAATTCGTTGCCGAATTTATCGCGCCGCATATTTCCACGATGGCCAAAATGCTGGTGCAGAGCCACCGTGACGCCGGTGATGAATTATTGGTGATTTCGTCGACCAACGAATTTATCATTACGCCGATTTGCCACTTGTTCGGCATTGAAAATATTATCGGAACACAGCTGGAAATCGGTGCGGACGGCCGTTATACCGGCAATTATATCGGTACGCCGAGTTTGAAAGAGGGTAAGATTACCCGTTTGAACCAATGGCTGGAAGCGCGCGGCGAAAGCATGGACAGCTACGGTAAGGTTTATTTTTACAGCGACTCTAAAAACGATTTGCCTTTACTGTGTTTGGTTAGCGATGCCGTAGCCGTGAATCCGGATGCCGATTTGCAGCAGGAAGCAATTGCAAAAGGTTGGCCGGTATTGAATTTCAAATAAACTTAAGCATACCTTAAAGCGGGATAAATCCCGCTTTTTTCATGCGGGTATAAAATAATAAGCGAATTGGGTTTTAGACTGATTTTAATTTCATTTTGATTCATTGATTTAGGATTTATGTAAAGAACTGTGCTTGACACAATTAACGCTAGAAAGTATAGTACCGACTTCTTCACGGAGAATTGGCTGAGAGGCTGAAGGCACTCCCCTGCTAAGGGAGCATGTGGGCTTAAACCTGCATCGAGGGTTCGAATCCCTCATTCTCCGCCAGATAATGAAAAAGGGTCTGATTTATATCAGACCCTTTTTCATTATTTATGGTCGGGTACCGTGAAAGCGCCGGATAGGCTTGAGATCAGAGTTGATTTGACCGGGTTTTGCAGGTGCAACACTTTGATCTGTGCGTCATGAATCGTGCTGATAGGAATTTAGTATTTTATTCGGTATCGGGATTCATGAATTTGAAGGATTGATTAGATAGGCCGTCTGAAATTTCAGACGGCCTATCTGCTCTGATTCGTAAGGATATAAAAAAGCCCGGATAACCATATCCGGGCCGGGAGACTGTTTACAGTCTTACATGCGTTCGATCATCGCTTTGCCGAAAGCAGAGCAAGAGATCTCGTTTGCACCGTCCATCAAGCGCGCGAAGTCGTAAGTGACTTGTTTGTCGCCAATGGCTTTTTCCATAGCTTCGATAACCAAATCTGCAGCTTCGAACCAGCCTAAGTGACGCAACATCATTTCGGCAGACAGAATCAACGAACCCGGATTAACTTTGTCTTGGCCGGCATATTTCGGAGCAGTACCGTGGGTAGCTTCGAAAATAGCGTATTGGTCGGAAATGTTGGCACCCGGAGCAATACCGATACCGCCTACTTGTGCAGCCAAGGCGTCGGAGATGTAGTCGCCGTTCAAGTTACAGCAGGCAATAACGTCGTATTCGGCAGGGCGCAACAGGATTTGTTGCAGGAACGCGTCGGCAATGGCGTCTTTAACGATAATTTCTTTACCGGTTTTCGGATTTTTGAATTTGCACCATGGGCCGCCGTCAATCAATTCGGCACCGAATTCTTTTTGAGCCAGTTCGTAACCCCAGTCACGGAAACCGCCCTCGGTAAATTTCATGATGTTGCCTTTGTGTACCAAAGTTACGCTGTCGCGGTCGTTGTCGATGGCGTATTTGATAGCGGCGCGTACCAAGCGGCCGGTACCTTCTTTAGATACGGGTTTGATACCGATGCCTGAAGTTTCGGGGAAACGGATTTTTTTCACGCCCATTTCGTTTTGCAGGAACGCAATCACTTTCTTGGCCGCGTCGCTTTCTGCTTCCCACTCGATACCTGCATAGATGTCTTCGGTGTTTTCACGGAAGATTACCATATCGGTTTTGCTTGGGTCTTTCAATGGAGAGGGAACACCGTTGAAGTAGCGAACCGGACGTACGCATTGGTACAGGTCCAATTCTTGGCGCAATGCTACGTTCAGAGAACGGATACCGCCGCCGACCGGAGTGGTCATCGGGCCTTTGATGGAAACGGAATATTCTTTCAACGCTTCCAAAGTTTCTTCCGGCAGCCATACGTTGTCGCCGTAAACTCGGGTTGCTTTTTCACCGGCATATACTTCCATCCAGTGGATTTTTTTCTCCCCGCCATAAGCTTTGGCTACGGCAGCATCAATAACGTCTTTCATCACAGGTGTAATGTCTACGCCGATACCGTCACCTTCGATAAAAGGAATAATCGGGTTGTTCGGAATAGCTTGGCCGGCTACGATTTTTTGGCCTTCTGCAGGTACTTTAATGTGACTCATGGTGTCTCCTGTCTTTATTGGGTTCTTCTAGTTGTACGGTATAAGCCGTAATTGCCTGCCGATTATGCTTGATTTTTTGTTGTTACGCTAGGGGTTAGTCGGCTTTGGCGGTAGAATAGGGCATATTTTGATAAATTGACATATGAAATGAACGATTTAATTGCTTTTAACAAGCCTTACGGCGTGATTTGCCAATTTTCTGCCCATGAGAAATACGGCACGCTGAAAGATTATATCCGGCAGCCCGGGTTTTATCCTGCCGGCCGGCTTGATACAGACAGTGAGGGTTTGCTGCTGTTGACGAATAACGGACGCTTGCAGGCTCAGATTGCGGAGCCGAAACACGGTAAAGAAAAAACTTATTGGGCGCAACTTGAAGGCGGATATCACCCTGAAAAATTGGTTTTGCTGACAAAATGTATGGATTTGGGGGATTTTATCACCCAGCCCGCCGAAGTCCGCTTGTTGGAAGCAGGAGAAGCGGAATGCCTGTGGCCGAGAAATCCGCCGATACGCGAACGTAAAACTGTTCCGGATTTTTGGGTGGAAATTAAAATCAGCGAGGGTAAAAACCGTCAAGTCCGCAGGATGACGGCCAAAGCCGGCTATCCGTGTTTGCGTTTGGTTAGGGTTGCGGTCGGTAAGCTGAATGTTTTTGATTTGGGCTTGGGTTTGGGAGAGTGGTCTTTCTGCAGCAGACCTTGATAATTGAAATCAGTAAGTGAAAAAACGGAGCGGATTTTTTTGTGAAAATCCGCTCCGTTTTTTTGTGTGTTGCCAATCGGTTAAACAGTATTTTTTTTGCTGCCGAAATAAACGAATCCGATTGCGCCTAACACAATCATCGGTACGCTCAGCCATTGTCCCATAGACAAGCCTAAAGTCAGCAGGCCGAGATAATCGTCCGGTTGGCGGGCGAATTCGGCGATAAAGCGGAAGATGCCGTAACCTGCCAGAAACAGCGAGGCAACTTGGCCGGTCGGGCGTGCTTTTTTAGAAAACAGCCATACGATAATAAACAGGGCAATGCCTTCCAAAGCAAATTGGTACAGCTGGGAAGGATGGCGAGGCAGCATGCCGTATTGGTTGAGCCATTCAAGCCATTGCGGGTTGTGGGCGGCTGCGGTTAAGTCTTCGTAATGTGCTTGGGGAAAGCCCATGGCCCAAAATGCGTTGATGTCGGTGACGCGCCCCCATAGTTCGCCGTTGATAAAGTTGCCGATACGGCCGGAAGCCAAACCTAAAGGAACCAGCGGTGCGACAAAATCGGCAACACGTAGAAAACCCAATTTGTGTTTGCGTCCAAACAGCCACATGGCGGCCAATACACCTAAGAAGCCGCCGTGAAAAGACATGCCGCCTTCCCACACTTTGAAAATATCGAGCGGATTGGTCAAATAATCAGAAAGTTTATAAAACAAAACATAGCCCAGGCGGCCGCCTAAAATCACGCCCAATACGCCCCAAGTCAGGAAATCGTCGAGCATTTCTTTGGTAAACACGGTATTGCCCTGATTGATTCGGCGGCGGCCCAGCCAGATAAACAGGATAAAGCCGACAATATAACTGAGCGCGTACCAGCGGATGGCCAACGGGCCGATACTGACGAGAACGGGATCGAATTGGGGATGAATAATCATGGGTAAAACAGTCCGTTAGTGATTTCAGACGGCCATTATAGTCAATCGCCCCGGGTTTTACTATGTTGTTGCCGGTCGGCGTTGGCGGTTTGCGTGAAAATGCGTTGGGCCGTATGGACTTTTGAAAGCTTGATAACATCGCTGCAAGGTTGTTTTGTTGCTTTCTTAATTGTTGACAATTGGTATAGAATAACGCATATCGAATGATGTCGAACCGGTTTTTATATAATCT
Above is a genomic segment from Neisseria weaveri containing:
- a CDS encoding DedA family protein; the protein is MISAVIDFILHIDQHLAALSADYGVWIYAILFLIVFCETGLVVTPFLPGDSLLFAAGGIAAVGGMNIHVMVLLLLIAAIIGDAVNFMIGKYFGAKLFANPDSKIFRRSYLDKTHAFYEKHGGKTIIIARFVPIVRTFAPFVAGMGDMNYGKFIRYNIIGAVLWVVLFSYAGYFFANLPIVKNNLGLVLGAIIIVSILPGVVEVIRARRAQAK
- the pdxH gene encoding pyridoxamine 5'-phosphate oxidase; the protein is MDLHDIREDYSKQDLSESDCDDSPIVQFERWLKEAMHAEVNEPTAVNVASVGADGRPQNRMVLLKEVNQNGFVFFSNYHSKKGRALEANPFAAMTFFWPELERQVRIEGRIEKLSESESDAYFESRPYTSRIGAWASEQSTVIKDKTVLVTRAAAVGLKHPLHVPRPPHWGGYVVIPDYVEFWQGRPSRLHDRIRYRLEQGVWIRERLAP
- a CDS encoding histidinol-phosphatase, which encodes MRNLAIFDLDNTLINTDSDHSWPQYLMNKGLVDVEYTRAQNDKFYQDYQNGCLDIDAFLKFHLEPLSRFSMEELAEMHKEFVAEFIAPHISTMAKMLVQSHRDAGDELLVISSTNEFIITPICHLFGIENIIGTQLEIGADGRYTGNYIGTPSLKEGKITRLNQWLEARGESMDSYGKVYFYSDSKNDLPLLCLVSDAVAVNPDADLQQEAIAKGWPVLNFK
- the hda gene encoding DnaA regulatory inactivator Hda encodes the protein MNQLIFDFAVQEYPGFDKFLGTSNAELLHVLQHQHGQFIYVWGQEGSGKSHLLQAWVAQALQNGHKAAYVDVEKSPLTDAAFEAEYLAVDQVDKLNSEEQALLFAVFNQRRNSGRGFLLFSADVPPQQLVLREDLRTRMAYCLVYDVKPLNEQEKIDALVSMAEARQLTVDPEIFEYLLHHWRRDMDSLMQMLDTLDNYAVMMGKRITLQLLRQLLKQQETETE
- the icd gene encoding NADP-dependent isocitrate dehydrogenase is translated as MSHIKVPAEGQKIVAGQAIPNNPIIPFIEGDGIGVDITPVMKDVIDAAVAKAYGGEKKIHWMEVYAGEKATRVYGDNVWLPEETLEALKEYSVSIKGPMTTPVGGGIRSLNVALRQELDLYQCVRPVRYFNGVPSPLKDPSKTDMVIFRENTEDIYAGIEWEAESDAAKKVIAFLQNEMGVKKIRFPETSGIGIKPVSKEGTGRLVRAAIKYAIDNDRDSVTLVHKGNIMKFTEGGFRDWGYELAQKEFGAELIDGGPWCKFKNPKTGKEIIVKDAIADAFLQQILLRPAEYDVIACCNLNGDYISDALAAQVGGIGIAPGANISDQYAIFEATHGTAPKYAGQDKVNPGSLILSAEMMLRHLGWFEAADLVIEAMEKAIGDKQVTYDFARLMDGANEISCSAFGKAMIERM
- a CDS encoding homoserine dehydrogenase; its protein translation is MKPINIGILGLGTVGSGTVGVLRSNAAEISRRLGRDVNVFMVSTRNAEKAREVCPESTLVTADPFEVVRHPDIDIVVEVFGGTEIAKDLVLEAIQNGKHVVTANKKLLAEYGNEIFALAEQKNVMVQFEAAVAGGIPIIKALREGLAANNIRSIAGIINGTSNFILTEMREKGSAFADVLKKAQELGYAEADPTFDIEGHDAGHKITIMSALAFGTPVNFNACYLEGISKLDSRDIKYAEELGYRVKLLGITRKTEKGIELRVHPTLIPESRLLASVNGVMNAVRVDADMIGETLYYGAGAGSKPTASAVVADIIDISRLLTADPGNRVPHLAFQPSQVKPQNMLGMDDITSSYYLRVQVKDEPGVLGQIANILAKEGVSIEALIQKGVLDQTDAEIVILTHSTVEKNINTAIAAMEALECVHGPVVMIRMESLHG
- a CDS encoding glycosyltransferase family 2 protein; this translates as MARDNRRLDVSLIITTYNRPDALALVMASALKQTHPPKEILIADDGSDHRTAELVGKFAENSPIPVKHIWQEDDGFRAAQSRNRAIAAACSDYLIIIDGDMVLDTFFIEDHLSIARKGRLIQGTRVLITREYTDKILKSAEIPHLSCTGPGIEKRLSALRLPALSKLVGFCGNQKHKGIKSCNMGFFREDALAVNGFNNEFVGWGREDSEFVARCYHNGMKRHNLKFAGIAYHLWHNEAPRSSLPQNDALLQATLNGKTTRCRHGVDEFLK
- a CDS encoding Mth938-like domain-containing protein; translation: MLIQENSNDGGRSITSYGNGTVEVDHRPYTRPICITEQSVNTLPQAAPTELQTEDFLNAIRGTVPPEVILVGTGDKQIFLHPKMVAELAANGVGLESMSTPSACRTFSILQSEGRRVWAWLWP
- the thiD gene encoding bifunctional hydroxymethylpyrimidine kinase/phosphomethylpyrimidine kinase, which encodes MKHNKPFPRVLTIAGSDSGGGAGIQADLKTFGALGAYGASVITAVTAQNTTGVQGVYVIPPEVIEQQCESVLSDIRIDAVKIGMLPDAASIQAVARVLRRFPVPFVVLDPVLVATSGDKLALEDTVGVLCRELLPLASIITPNLNELAQLTGNCLAENEAQMLEQGKQLLALGAKTALLKGGHWENTHEARDWLLQKDAEPQCFVNSRIPTENTHGTGCTLAAAIAALHPHRSGLHLTVAAAKSYLHGAIDAGQYWKLGNGHGPLAHFWRTVR